Sequence from the Deltaproteobacteria bacterium genome:
CACGTCCCGACAAGCCATCGCAGCGAGTCGTCAGGGTATGCCTGGCTCCCGCCTCCCACGTGATTTGCTCACGTCGAGGCACCTGGGCGTGGCAGCTGCGCCTTGAGCTGCGGCAGATCGCGCTCGATGTCAGACGATGTCGAGATCAAGGCCGAAGTACTCATGGACGATGCGGTTTCGAAAACCCGCGATCCGGTGCCACGAGATGTCCGGATGCGCGGTGACGAACTCGGCGGGCATGCGACGTGCGGCCTCACCGATGATTTCGAGGTTCCGCACGACGGCGTCGATGGTCTTGTGGTCCGCGAGGAACGCCTCGCGGGTGACGCCACGCGTATAGCTGTCGATCTTCTCGATCGCCGCGAGAATGTCGTCGATGAGGAGATCGGCGTCCCGCTTAGGCATCGATGAGCTCGGGCTCGATACGCTTCCACAGGGCCGGTTTGATCGCGCGGCGGGAAACCGGGAAACCAGATCGACGTGGCGGCCCAATGCCTGCTCAATCTCGTCCGCGAGGTCGACAAACCGCAGCCCAATGGAGCCGTCAACCTCCACGAGGACGTCGACGTCGCTGTCTTCGCGCGCATCACCACGCGCCCACGACCCGAACAGCGCCAAGCGATGGATGGGATAACGGGCGCTGAGCAGCTCGTGCTGCCGACGCAGCGTAGCAAGGATCTGGTCGCGAGCGCTCATGTCGGTAAGCATATACGAGCAGGCCGAGCGGATGCCAGCGCCGGGCGGTGGGTGGAGCCGAGGGTGTCGCGGGTTTGGCCGCGGTCGTTTTGGTGGAAGCCGTGGCCAGGGTCGAGAGCCTGCCCTGAACTACTATGACCGAAAGTCTTGCCGTGGTGCGCAGAATCTCGCACAACGCCTCGTCCGTCATTCCCGCGATCGTCTGGCGGGAATCCATCCCAAGCCCGCCGCCCATGGATGCCCGCCAACAAATTGCGGGCATGACGGAAGATGAATCTCATGGTTGGGTTGCGGGCGCGAGCCCGCGCTAGGCCCGTCGAAGGGTCGGTCCAGCCGTAACAGGCGAGGATGGTGCGGTCCATCGCGGCGTGCAGCTCGCGCAGGCGGGCGATGTCGGCGCGAATGGCCTCAGCTCACTCGCCGGATGTCGGGGCTTGGGGAGGCCGGACTCGCACGCGGCCAGGCTCGACGGTGATAATGGCACCCCGTTGCAGGTCAGCCTGGTACTGTTCGAGAACTCGAAGACACACGACCGCTTGTCGTGTGGCGGCTTGATTGACCAGCCGAATGATTCCGCAGTGCAAGTGGCCACGGATGATCGCCAGCTCACCGAAGTCCTTGTCCAACGTAACGACGATTCGTTGCTGCTGGCGGGCGATGACGAGGATTTCGTCGTCGCCGGGGTCTTCCGCCCAGTCGCCGGCCCACACGACGTCGTGCCCCGCAGCGCGCACAACCTCGGCTGCACCACCCCAGACACAGGCGTCCAGGAGCAGCTTCATTCGTGATCGGTAACGATTGCAGGCTCGACGCGCTCATGGGCAACCAGGCGTCGCGCGTAGAGCAGACAGGCGCGAATATCCTCGGCCTCCAGCCACGGGTAGCCCTTGAGCAGCGTTTCGGGACTATCACCCGCGGCCAGCATGCCAAGGACGTGCTCAACCGCGAGCCGACGGCCGCGCACGAGCGGCTTCCCGCCAAAGATTTTCGGATTCACCGTGATGCGTTCCAGGAGCTCTTCCTCATTCATCCGTGAAGCCTCGCGCTGACGTGAGTCTACCCTGCCGCGCCGGCGATTGCGAATTGCTTACGCAGCCTCGGCCGGGTGCGCCACGCGCGGGTCGGCTGGCGGTGGGTCGAGACGGGTTCCGTACGGCTGGCCGGTTTCGATCGCCCGCTGCATCGCGTCGTAAATTTCCAGGATCACGCGCTTGGTGTCGCCTACGCTCCATAGCTTCGGCGACGGAGCGCGGTACTCGCCTGCCTGCGCCGGGCCTCCGGCAGGCAGGCCGAACTGGGCTTCGTCTTTGCGCTGGACGATGCTCTTCTTCGTGGGTCAGACGGGCGGTTCGAGTAATCCGGTCCGGACATCAGCTCGTCGGCCCCGTCAACTCGATGGCTTCGGCGGCAAGCGCGTCGAGCCACTGCCGGCCCTTTCACGTGTACCTGGTCGTACCGGGGCGGCGACGACGATGCGGTCATTCTCGTGTCTTGTGGACCTGCCAAGTGACGCCGCACGCGCTCGCGGAGCCTGCCGCGAGACCGCCTCCGTTGCCCCGGATTCAGTCGTCGGTCTCTCCGCTTTGCTTTCGCGCCTTTGCCAGCACAGCATCCACATCCTCAACACCGTATTCTCGGCGCATGCTCTCAGGCCAGTTCTTCACCTCCTGCGCGGCCTTCTCGAGTTGGCGCCCCAGCCATCCCGGCCTAAGCATTCCTTTCGCCTCCCTTTGTGCGCTCATATCTCAACCCCTTCTCCACGAGTCGCTTGAGAAACTCCGTGGCTGTCGCCTTTTCTCGCTCCAAGTACCCAACGGCGGACGGGAATCGCACGGTCGCCGCAGCCTTCTTCCACTCCACACGCTTTCCCTTCTCTTTACGCGCGGGCATCGTGAATAGATCAATGTACCGCCTCGGCGCAACCCCGACGAATGGCCGAAACTGCACGTGCCCCTCACAGCTGCTCGGCGTCGCGTCCACAGCGATCGAATCGAGATAGAGGTCAGGAGCCAAGCTCTTCGGATAGGGCTCGACGTACACCACTCGCCGAATACCGGCCGCCACGATGTGCTTGGCGCAGTCGTGACAAGGGAACGTGGTCGAATACAGAGTTGCGCTCCTGACGGCCGCTCCCCGCGAGGCGGCATCCATGAGCGCAGCCATCTCCGCGTGAACCACGCGACCGAACTCGATGAGATTCAGAAAGTGTGCACCTTTCATATGAGGCGGATCGTCGTCGGCGCGCGTTTGCGTGATCAAAGTATCCAAGAGCCCACTCGCCCCGTCAGGGTCGGGCCATGATGCGGTCTTGAGGCGCTCGAGGATGTCGATGAAAACGCTCCGCTTGATCCGATCGTTCGAATCGTACCCCAGTTGGAAGTCGCGTTGGTCGGGGCTGTCTCCTTCCCAGTACAGGCCCCCGCCCGCTTTCGGAACCTCGTTTGTGCCCAGGGCGACAACGTCGCCGTCTGAAGTGGCGATTGCCGCGCCGACTTGTCGGCCGAGCGACGCGGAGCGCAATGCTGCCGCGCTCGCGAGGTACATCCCGTATTCGTCCCGCGTCGGCGTATGGAACGGGTGACCGAACAGTAGTTCGATGAGCCGGGCGGCCGACCGCCGGAGCGCGTCGGCGTCACCGGCATCGAGAAAGGCATCTGCAAGCGGAAACGTGTCACGGACGTTCTGGCCAAACGGCTTCTCTACGTCGGCTTCATCGCGTTGATTGATCGCTTCTGCCTGCTGCCGGAAAGCCTGAGATTGGGCTGCATTTCGAGAAGCTGCGATGCGTGACGCCAAGCGGGTGATCCGCGCTTCGCGCGGGGCGTACGCAGCCACGAGGACAAAGCCCGGGCCGTACAGTTCACGCAACGCGGTAATTTCGGACGGATGCTTGAGGGAATTGAGCACGTACGCAACACGTGGCGGGGTAGAGCCCGGACTCGAGGTCAGGCTGTCACGGGCATCGGCGATGGCGGTTACGGCGAGCAACGCAACCGCATCCGTGCCGATCATTTCACGCAGCTCGTCACCCGCATTCATGTGCTGCTGGATCCGCTCATCTTCAAACTGGGTGGAGGCGAGTCCTGCCCACTTTGTGATGCCGTGCAGGAGCGTGCTGATTCGGATCGGCACCACGGTGTAATCGAGCACCTCAAGTGCTTCGTGGAGCGCGTCCGAGACCGCCTGCAGGTCGGTTCCCACAGCACCGACCAAGCCGATGAAGAGTTCTCGCTGATGGGGGAGACGCGGACTGTCGGCAACAGGTTGTTCGACCATGAGCGAAATTCCGGTCACATTTCAATTCGCACAAGGTGACTTTGCTCCCAGGCCCCGCCGGGGTCAAGTAAAGGCCGTCTCCGCACACCGTCACGCTTCACAATATCCACCGGCTTCTCGCGCAGCGATTTCCAAATTTAGCTCTAGCAGCCGCCGCAGCAACTCCCGCCGCGCGGTCGGGCTGATCGTGTACCGCGTCTGGCCGCGCTCGTTTTGGTGGAAGCCGTGGCCAAGATCAAGAGCTTGCCCTGAGCCTGTCGAAGGGTCGGTCCAGCCGTAGCAGGCGAGGATGGCGCGATCCATCGCGGCGTGTAGTTCGCGCAAGCGGGCGATGTCGGCGTCGGTGCAGTCCTCAGGCAGATCCTCAGCGCGCCTTGAAGTTCTTGAACGCCTCCTGGAAGGAGCTCTTCAGCCGACTTGTGGGTACAGGTTCCGACGGTACGACTCGGTGCTCCCACCTTCTCTTCTGGTGGGCAAGGAGGCGTTCTGCCGAATCCGAGTTGGTGTTGGTCACAAAGAAGCAGCGGTCAGCCGTGAAATCCGTGCAAAGGCCGAGAAACCCGCGTGCGAGGCCAAGGCCCAGGCTGGTCGTGTAGAACTTGCACTCGACCGTCAGGATGAGCGACGCGCTTCTCGGAGCCACTCGGTTCTGGCGGCAAGTAGCAGCTTCGACCCGCGAGAGGACGGCAACGTCGGCTTCGTGCAGGACGCCGGATTTCCCGGTCACGAAAACTCCAAGATGGGCCTCAAGCTCAGGCTTGCCAGGAAACTGCACGACCGCGTGGGTATACGGCCGTGTTGGGGACCAGATGTGTCCTGGGCTGGTTCGGAACGTGAGAGCGTTTGTCCGCGCTCCATCAACGTTCTCGAACGTGACGGAAGCCCCCTCATCTACTGCCGCCCTGAGAACGATCGAAAAGGTGTACGCCTCGAAGATGTCTGCGGCGGCCGATGCGTTGGTGAGATTGGGCACGAGCGCGGCGCCCACCGCGGAGCGTATCTCGTTCAACATGCCTGCGCGGACTGGCACGTCACACCTCGCCCTTCAGCTCCTGGAGGAGTCTCCGCAGCTTGCCGGCACTGTCAGCGCGAGTTGCCCCCTCGGCGTGGCTGATGGTTCTAACGGTCGGTTCGGAACCCTCGCGAACGAGGGTCGTCTCCATCTGTGGCCCTTGCGAAAACTGGCTCCGGAGTTCTGCTTCCATCTCGGCGGTATCGGCGATTGCCGCCTCCATAGCGTCGATCCATACCTTCAACGCCTCGCGAGCTTCATACTCTCGTGTGCTGAGGAATCTCGCCTTTCGACCACGAGGATACGTCACGGGAGGTAGGGAGAGAGACCGACGTTCACCTGAGCCCGCAGGTGAATACCTCTCGCCAAACGTTTGAATCTCTTCCTCCGTCGTTTTCCCAAGGCGCAAGTGTTGCTCGACCTGCTCGATGACCCACCCCAGGTTGTGGTGTTTGAGGACGTCGGCGAGATGCCGTCGCCATTCTGCTACCTCATCTTCGGTCATTGGTTTGCCTCCGCGTCCGTATCATCGACACGCTCCACCGTTTCTACCCACTCGGCGTCAACGACGTCATCTTCGGTGGCGGCAAAGGTTGGGAACTCGGGATTCAGAGAAATTAGCCGCGCAGGATCTCCCGACTCGCCCTGGCGGCACTCCTTCACAACGAAGCGGCCGCCGCGTTCTGGGTCTTCAGCTTGCTGGCGTCTCACAAGGACTCGTGTGCCGTTGCGGAGGCTCGCCGGACGCCGAAACAGGCAGTACGCGCCGTCTGGGATTTCTGGCTCCATGGAGCGACCGGTGACCTGTGCGACGAAATAGAACCTGCCCGCCCCCTGTTGGTACGGCTGAGAAGTGCGCACGAGAACCTGCGTGGCCGAACCCACCGCTTGCGCCTCCTCAAACGGACCGGCCGCAGCCCGCAGATCATAGAGGGGCAATCGGATCATGGCTCCGCCTCGAGCCCTGGTCTTGGTCTCTATGGAGCGCACGGTTGTAGCGAGGTCGGCGAGTACTGTGCGACGTGCGTCGTCTTTCCCCGTGTGCGCTACGCGCGGATCGGCGGGCGGAGGGTCGAGGCGGGTTTCGTACGGCACGCCGGTGGCGATGGCGCGCTGCAGGGCGTCGTAGATCTCCAGGATCACGCGCTTGGTGCGGTACTCGCCTGCCTGCGCCGACCCGTCCTCCGCAGTAGCACAGCTACGGAGGGAGGAGGCTTCGGCAGGCAGGCCGTACTGCGCTTCGTCCTTGCGCCGGACGATGGGGAAGGTGTCCATGATGTAGGCGGCGGCGTCGCGTGGGGTTGGGAAGTGGCGCAGCAACTCGGCCGGCTGTGCACCCCATTCGTCCGCGGTGCCGAGGTAGAGATGGAAGAACGCCGCGTCCAGCTCGCAGCGCAGCAGGAAGCGCCGGGCTTCGTCCCAGCGAAACGGCGGACCGTCGTAGCCGCAGTCGTGCGCGAAGGCGGCGAGGTCCCACGCGGTGTAGGTCAGCTCCAGGACGCGCGCCAGCAGCCAGTCACGCACGCGCTCGTGCGGCAGCCAGGGTACCAGCTGCTCGTAGGTTGTCGGCGCAAGGACCGGGAGCTGCTTGAACACGTGATACTTCAGATGTGTGCCACCGACCTTCTGTCTCGCAGCGAAGTCGAGCGGGAAGCTGTCGAGGCATGCGGCACACAATCCCGCCTTGGTGAGTGCGTCTTCACTCGGCAGCATCAGAAGCACTGTGTCGCCGGACGCCACCTGCGGCAGGACGCTGGCGATGACCGTGCGCTCGTCGGTGCTGCGACAGATGTCGCGCCAGCCGAGCAGCCAGCCACGCTCCCAGCGGTCGCGCAGCCGTGCCTCCACTTCGCTCCCCGGCACCCAGTAGCGCGGCAGCACGACGTAGTCCGGGTCCTGCAAGTGCTCCAGCGGCACCTCGGGCAACGCTGTGCTTTCGGAACCTGCCGGCTTATCCGCGTAGTCGCCGAAGCGATGATCGAAGTGATGGATCATCTTGGCTTCGTACAGCGGCAGGTACCGCGACAAGGTCCTCTCCCCTGTTGCCACCCTTCGACCTTGCTCAGGGCGGGCTTCCGGCAACGGGGGAGAGTCAGAGAGGGGGCGGCCCACGAACACGTTGCCCTCCAACCGCCAATCTTCGGCTTCCAACTGCGCCCGCGTGCGGAACAGGTGCGAGTCGTTCGACATGTCGAACAGCCTCATGAACGACACGCCCCAGGGGTTGTTCTCTGAAGAAGACGCGGAGACGCGGTCGGCGGAAGACGCGGAGCCCCCACCCCTCTCCGCGTCTCCGTATCTCGCCGTCTCCGTGTCTTGTCTCGTGTCTTCCCTGACCAGCACCGGTACGCGGCGGTAGATGGCCTTCGTCAGCTCGGCGTCGCGCACGCTGCGGAACACCGGGCAGGTGCGCGTGTTGGGGTTGAGCAGGGCGATGTCGGCGGCGCTGAGGGTGAAGCGGCGGTCAGGCGCCCGCAGCTCATCGGGTGAGCGCAGATCGAATGCGAACTCCGCCGCCCTGGCGCCCCGACCCGCGGCGGCTGCGCTCGTGAGCAGGCAGAATGGGTTGCGACTGTCGGTGCCGATGAAGATGCGCCGAGTTTCGAAGAAGCTGAAGAGGCTTACCAAGTCCCCGGTGCTGATGAGATCGGCGAAGAAGAACTTCGTCGTATCGTCAGTCGCGATGCCCGAGGGCACGATGCATCCCAGACGGCCGTTGGGTGCGATGAGCTGGCGCATGGTCTCGGCGAAGACGGCGTAGGTGTTGATGTCGCCGCGGCCGGTGAGCGGGCAGCGGCCGCTGTGGCGCAGAAATGCGCTGGCGCCGGCCGCGGCCCGCAGCGCCTCGACGAACTCGCGATGCAACGGCGGATTGCGTTGCAGCAGATCGCGAATGAGGCGTGCGCGCGCGGCCTTGTTCGGTGCGGTAGCGATCGCGGCGTCGCGCGCGGCGAAGAACTCCTGCTCCTGCAGCTTCACGCGCTCCCAGGGGGGATTGCTGAGGACCACGTCGAAGCCAGACGCGGAGACGGGGAGACGCGGGGACGCGGAGAGGGAATGCTCGGCAAAGACTTCCGGGAATTCGAGCGGCCAGTGGAAGAAGCGGTACCGCGTCGACAGATCGAGTGCCATGCCGGTCAGACGCGCGTCGATCGCGCGGCCGGCAAGGTGGTCAGCGAGCACGCCCGAGGTGATGGCCGGTACATTGGTCGCGAACTGCTGAAAGAAGGCCGCGGTCCACAAATCGCAGGCTTCCCGTTGCCGGAGCCACGCCGGATCGGCGTGACTCTCCTCGAAGAGCCGGCGCTTGCGACGAATCGCGTCGGGCGTATCGTCGCCGATCGCGTCGACCTCGCGGCTGTGCTGCGTGAGACCGGCGAGGGCAGCACCAGGGCTCCACGCGAAAAGATCGTGTTGGCCGCGACGTTCGTCGCGATTGCGCTTGGCAAGCTGGCGGGCGGCAACCTTGTCGTCGCCTTCCAACGGTTCGAACGCCTTGTCCGGAATGCCCGCTTCAAGCACGCGCAGGTCGAAGACGCCCACCAGTGCATCCCCGCAGCGGATGCGATGATCGAGAAAGGTGAGCGGCTTGCCGCCGGTGTGGCTCTCCAACCACAGCGCGACGCGGCACAGGTCGACGGCGAGCGGATTCTTGTCGACGCCGTAGATGCAGTGAGCAATGAC
This genomic interval carries:
- a CDS encoding DUF5615 family PIN-like protein — its product is MKLLLDACVWGGAAEVVRAAGHDVVWAGDWAEDPGDDEILVIARQQQRIVVTLDKDFGELAIIRGHLHCGIIRLVNQAATRQAVVCLRVLEQYQADLQRGAIITVEPGRVRVRPPQAPTSGE
- a CDS encoding DUF433 domain-containing protein, with product MNEEELLERITVNPKIFGGKPLVRGRRLAVEHVLGMLAAGDSPETLLKGYPWLEAEDIRACLLYARRLVAHERVEPAIVTDHE